In Fodinibius saliphilus, a genomic segment contains:
- the queG gene encoding tRNA epoxyqueuosine(34) reductase QueG has product MNLHDRTQKVREKALRLGFNACGFAKAGRLETEERRLREWLNQDRNGKMGWMENHFDKRVDPTKLVPGAKSVVSVIASYFHPRHRKQMAKDSSPQIAKYAQGRDYHKVFKQKLKTLYAETEELLGGLEGRVFVDSAPVLDKAWAVRSGLGWMGKNSNILNKNMGSFFFIGEMIIDAEFQYDAPITDHCGSCTQCIDSCPTNAIYEPYRVDATKCISYLTIELKEEIPEEQRDDVGDWMFGCDICQDVCPWNRNAVYSKIEDLAPREILLDHDINFWEELDIKQYDALFEGTPIRRAKFEKYKDNIAAVASNLRHENA; this is encoded by the coding sequence ATGAATCTGCATGACCGCACACAAAAGGTACGAGAAAAAGCCCTTCGACTAGGGTTTAACGCCTGTGGTTTCGCTAAAGCCGGGCGACTGGAAACAGAAGAACGTCGTTTAAGAGAGTGGTTAAACCAAGATCGTAATGGCAAAATGGGCTGGATGGAAAACCATTTTGATAAACGAGTAGACCCGACTAAGCTTGTGCCAGGTGCTAAATCGGTAGTATCAGTAATAGCCAGCTATTTCCATCCCCGCCACCGTAAGCAAATGGCTAAAGATAGTAGCCCTCAAATAGCTAAATATGCTCAAGGACGAGACTATCACAAAGTATTTAAGCAGAAGCTCAAAACACTTTATGCCGAAACAGAAGAACTGTTGGGGGGATTAGAAGGTCGCGTATTTGTTGATTCTGCTCCTGTACTCGATAAAGCGTGGGCGGTGCGTTCCGGTTTGGGTTGGATGGGTAAAAATTCAAACATCCTGAACAAAAACATGGGGTCATTCTTTTTTATTGGCGAAATGATCATCGATGCAGAGTTCCAGTATGATGCGCCTATCACCGACCACTGTGGCAGTTGCACGCAATGTATAGACTCATGCCCAACCAATGCTATATATGAGCCTTACCGCGTAGATGCTACAAAATGTATATCCTATTTAACCATTGAGCTCAAAGAAGAAATTCCAGAAGAGCAACGCGATGACGTGGGTGATTGGATGTTCGGATGCGATATTTGTCAGGATGTATGTCCTTGGAATAGAAATGCTGTATACAGCAAAATCGAAGATTTAGCACCACGCGAAATATTACTGGACCATGATATCAATTTTTGGGAAGAGCTTGATATTAAACAGTATGACGCACTGTTTGAAGGAACTCCCATTCGTAGGGCTAAATTCGAAAAATATAAAGACAATATTGCTGCTGTGGCCAGTAATTTAAGACACGAGAATGCTTAA
- a CDS encoding RNA polymerase sigma factor, giving the protein MSENQTASEEGYESPRENASESSLEDDKLVKQAIGGEEEAYTKLVDKYQRALFFHILKMVKDREQVEDLVQEAFVKAFDNLNTYNTNYAFSTWLYRIATNHTIDYLRKKKLKTLSIDDPVKTKDGEMEMQLPDESASTDRDIIKKQRKKIVQNAIKELPEKYRKVIELRHMEEKSYKEIADILDSPLGTVKAHIFRARELLYKELKDKKGRF; this is encoded by the coding sequence ATGTCAGAAAATCAGACAGCAAGTGAAGAAGGGTATGAATCTCCTCGTGAGAATGCCTCTGAAAGTAGTCTCGAAGATGATAAACTTGTAAAACAAGCTATTGGGGGCGAAGAGGAGGCTTATACCAAGTTGGTAGATAAATACCAGCGCGCATTGTTTTTCCATATTTTAAAGATGGTAAAAGACCGAGAGCAGGTTGAAGATTTGGTTCAGGAAGCTTTTGTAAAAGCTTTTGATAATTTGAATACCTACAATACTAATTATGCTTTTTCAACGTGGTTGTATCGTATTGCTACCAATCACACCATTGATTATCTGCGTAAGAAAAAGCTAAAAACACTCTCTATTGATGATCCTGTAAAGACAAAAGACGGGGAGATGGAGATGCAGCTACCGGATGAATCGGCAAGTACCGATCGTGATATTATAAAAAAGCAGCGCAAAAAAATTGTTCAAAATGCGATAAAAGAGCTACCCGAAAAATATCGGAAGGTTATTGAGCTGCGCCATATGGAGGAGAAAAGTTACAAAGAGATTGCCGATATATTGGATTCACCATTGGGAACGGTGAAAGCCCATATATTTAGAGCACGAGAATTATTGTACAAAGAGCTTAAAGACAAGAAAGGGCGTTTCTAG
- a CDS encoding outer membrane protein produces MKKLLTLGCLILGVLFFSNTNTYAQDFKAGGGLAYGTEIESIGIQAGAVVGFNESFRGAADFVYFFGKEENGVDTSWWELNANVHYVFLSEATTTVYALGGLNYATVEATVSSGGFTASASNSEVGLNLGGGAEFGLGFADLYTELKYVLGDADQLGISAGLRFGL; encoded by the coding sequence ATGAAAAAACTACTAACATTAGGATGCTTAATTCTAGGGGTACTATTCTTTTCAAATACCAACACTTATGCTCAAGACTTTAAAGCAGGCGGAGGATTAGCTTATGGTACGGAGATCGAATCTATAGGTATACAAGCTGGCGCTGTAGTTGGTTTCAACGAAAGCTTTAGAGGAGCCGCAGATTTTGTCTATTTCTTCGGCAAAGAAGAAAATGGAGTTGATACTTCTTGGTGGGAACTAAATGCCAATGTACACTATGTTTTCTTATCTGAAGCAACCACTACGGTATATGCCTTAGGAGGTCTTAACTATGCTACTGTTGAAGCTACAGTAAGCAGTGGTGGTTTTACGGCCTCAGCAAGCAATTCAGAGGTTGGGCTTAACCTCGGTGGCGGTGCTGAATTCGGCCTTGGTTTTGCTGATCTCTACACCGAATTAAAATATGTTCTTGGAGATGCTGACCAGTTAGGTATTTCTGCTGGCCTTCGATTCGGTTTATAA
- a CDS encoding Ppx/GppA phosphatase family protein, protein MRASIDIGTNTVLLLVAKVSDGELKVVNEQQRVPRLGEGVDKERNLSEKAIRRVIDALIYFRKVLKENYPSVKTIKVTATSAVRDANNRNEFIKQVKQEAGFEVSVLNGYEEAQFTFWGSQSVLTVEKPIAVIDIGGGSTEIAVGSPAEGLTDRHSFNMGCVRFTERYLFANPPNRNQIEDCRTEIKNVLINRPFSFAEGTKLVGVAGTVTSLVYMELGLRSYNAEALNEYQLEVATLRKWIAYIQQQNSSELIDEYPEVMKGRADIFLAGLLILEQTMELYNFDRLLVSTGGIRHGAILKSMENKKGRPE, encoded by the coding sequence ATGAGAGCATCTATTGATATAGGTACAAATACGGTACTGTTACTTGTGGCCAAAGTATCTGATGGTGAGCTAAAAGTAGTAAATGAGCAACAGCGTGTACCTCGCTTGGGAGAAGGAGTTGATAAAGAGAGGAATCTAAGTGAAAAAGCAATAAGAAGAGTAATAGACGCATTAATATACTTCCGAAAAGTTCTCAAGGAGAATTATCCTTCGGTAAAAACTATTAAGGTTACAGCAACAAGTGCAGTGAGAGATGCCAATAACCGGAATGAGTTTATAAAACAAGTTAAACAGGAAGCTGGCTTTGAAGTATCAGTGTTAAATGGCTATGAAGAAGCACAGTTTACTTTTTGGGGTTCGCAAAGCGTACTTACTGTTGAGAAACCGATTGCCGTTATTGATATCGGCGGAGGGAGCACAGAAATAGCTGTCGGCTCTCCTGCTGAAGGACTAACTGATCGCCATTCATTTAATATGGGATGTGTGCGATTCACCGAACGCTATCTTTTCGCAAATCCTCCTAATCGCAACCAGATTGAAGATTGTCGCACAGAAATCAAAAATGTTTTGATCAACAGGCCGTTTTCTTTTGCAGAAGGTACGAAATTAGTGGGGGTAGCAGGTACCGTTACTTCTTTGGTTTATATGGAATTAGGTCTCAGATCTTATAATGCTGAAGCATTGAATGAATATCAATTGGAGGTCGCTACTCTCCGAAAATGGATTGCGTATATTCAACAGCAGAATAGCTCTGAGTTAATTGATGAATATCCAGAAGTGATGAAGGGAAGGGCAGATATTTTTTTAGCCGGATTGCTTATTTTAGAGCAAACGATGGAATTATATAACTTTGATAGGTTATTGGTTTCGACTGGGGGTATTCGGCATGGGGCAATTCTAAAATCTATGGAAAATAAAAAAGGGCGTCCTGAATAG
- the prmA gene encoding 50S ribosomal protein L11 methyltransferase, translating into MKYIKLVIKIADKYQESLIAELFDMDFDGFEQRESSIIAYIAKKNFGINDRERVDQLLGAYPGNGYIETEEIVADQNWNEQWEQTVKAQEIGSFFVKPTWSQATVPDDKILLEIDPKMSFGTGYHETTRLMLKALPDLLDGDDTVIDAGTGTGILSIAAIKLGAKEVLAFDINEWSITNTHENILLNGINDSITVKQGSTEVITEGTRVDLVLVNIEKNVILTLLEDLVVALKKEGQLLLSGLLETDLPQMKEELKDRFEIVEVYQENEWIAIQAKKIN; encoded by the coding sequence ATGAAATATATTAAACTGGTTATCAAGATTGCTGATAAGTACCAAGAAAGTTTGATTGCTGAGCTTTTTGATATGGATTTTGACGGCTTTGAACAACGTGAGAGTTCTATTATCGCCTATATTGCAAAAAAGAATTTTGGAATTAATGATAGAGAAAGAGTTGACCAGCTGTTAGGAGCATATCCGGGAAACGGGTATATAGAAACAGAGGAAATAGTTGCTGATCAGAATTGGAATGAACAGTGGGAACAGACTGTAAAAGCCCAAGAGATAGGAAGTTTTTTTGTAAAACCTACCTGGTCACAAGCTACTGTGCCGGATGACAAAATATTATTGGAGATCGATCCTAAAATGTCCTTTGGGACCGGCTATCATGAGACTACTCGATTGATGTTAAAAGCATTGCCCGACCTCTTAGATGGAGATGACACAGTGATCGATGCTGGAACTGGTACAGGTATATTATCCATAGCTGCAATTAAGTTAGGAGCGAAAGAAGTACTCGCTTTTGATATTAATGAATGGAGTATTACTAATACTCATGAAAATATATTACTCAATGGAATCAATGATAGTATTACGGTAAAACAGGGTTCAACTGAGGTAATTACTGAGGGTACCCGAGTAGATTTGGTCTTGGTGAATATTGAAAAAAATGTAATACTTACTTTGTTAGAAGATTTAGTAGTAGCATTGAAGAAAGAGGGGCAGTTACTGTTATCCGGGCTCTTGGAAACTGATTTACCCCAGATGAAAGAAGAACTTAAAGATCGTTTTGAGATAGTTGAGGTCTATCAGGAGAATGAGTGGATCGCAATTCAGGCAAAAAAAATCAATTGA